From a region of the Pectobacterium aquaticum genome:
- a CDS encoding type IV secretory system conjugative DNA transfer family protein: MGTHLMQRLNAFSDAFSFFLLWLQLNPVILSIFAGLTLPFIFHLPREERKNAPFWLKSVAGVSTFFFIFGTLSPLTIQGLSFFFKVLDNNILLRLSLWILTIGFTLSGLAFHITARRLLAGEIDSLKHRIIKKSKLERNVRTDVREVRDMLPDSIAYNPLDYIDLNKGIFIGLDKDDQPQYITPEEFQTQHADLIGTTGSGKGVSACVLLYQAILSGEAVFVEDPKNDEWAPHVLREACQKAGKQFVLINLNDLNFQLDLLADISHEQLEELFNAGFSLGKKGEGADFYRIADRRAARNTAAIYEKGMTLRDLFNTDFMKSLSEDVPAFYGELEEIALVNSINANKGFSLKKIFDEGGCCYIIGSMRNQKIISAQRMILTRLIQIAETRDRIKRKPRPVAIFLDELKYHLSRPALEGLGAARDKGVHIIMAHQSVKDLYDCPADLEGDAVAGSVIENCKFMLVYRLRDPDTADWVARMTGSILVDDEMRKVKTDISLTEKMDTDRMIRQAERYYIDSNMLLNLPQFVGFVFTQNDLAKATKLFHIPAKKQYIDILSFENKKPLHIEKENQAQKPSINL; encoded by the coding sequence ATGGGAACTCATCTGATGCAAAGGCTGAATGCCTTTTCGGATGCCTTTTCTTTTTTTCTGCTCTGGCTGCAACTCAACCCGGTAATATTGTCCATATTTGCCGGGCTGACGTTGCCATTTATTTTTCATCTGCCACGTGAAGAAAGAAAAAATGCCCCCTTCTGGTTAAAATCGGTGGCGGGTGTATCCACCTTCTTTTTCATATTCGGCACCCTGTCACCTCTGACCATTCAGGGGCTGAGTTTTTTCTTCAAAGTGCTCGACAATAACATTCTGCTCAGATTATCACTCTGGATACTGACTATCGGATTTACGCTTTCCGGTCTGGCTTTTCATATTACTGCCAGAAGGCTGCTAGCCGGAGAAATCGACAGTCTGAAACACCGGATCATTAAAAAAAGTAAACTGGAAAGAAATGTCAGAACGGATGTTCGCGAAGTCAGAGACATGTTGCCTGACAGCATTGCGTATAATCCGCTGGATTATATTGACCTGAATAAAGGTATTTTTATCGGGCTGGATAAAGACGATCAGCCGCAATATATCACCCCCGAAGAATTTCAAACTCAACACGCAGACCTTATCGGCACCACAGGCTCTGGTAAAGGTGTCAGTGCCTGTGTGCTGCTTTATCAGGCAATACTTTCAGGTGAAGCCGTATTTGTCGAAGATCCTAAAAATGACGAGTGGGCACCACATGTTTTGCGGGAAGCCTGTCAGAAAGCGGGAAAACAATTTGTCCTTATTAACCTGAATGACCTCAATTTTCAGCTTGATTTACTGGCTGATATTTCTCATGAACAACTGGAGGAACTGTTTAATGCCGGTTTCAGCCTGGGTAAAAAAGGCGAAGGTGCTGATTTTTACCGTATCGCCGATCGCCGTGCAGCGAGAAACACGGCAGCTATTTATGAAAAGGGCATGACGTTACGCGACTTATTTAACACTGACTTTATGAAATCCCTCAGTGAAGATGTGCCTGCTTTTTATGGCGAGCTTGAGGAAATCGCTTTAGTGAACTCTATTAATGCCAATAAGGGATTTTCACTAAAGAAAATATTTGATGAAGGCGGATGCTGCTACATCATTGGTTCAATGCGTAACCAGAAAATCATCTCGGCGCAACGCATGATTTTGACCCGACTTATCCAGATAGCCGAAACGCGGGACCGGATAAAAAGGAAGCCCCGGCCCGTCGCTATTTTCTTGGATGAACTTAAATATCACCTTTCCCGCCCTGCGCTTGAGGGGCTTGGCGCAGCGAGGGACAAAGGTGTGCATATCATCATGGCCCATCAGTCGGTTAAAGATTTATATGACTGCCCGGCAGATCTGGAAGGTGACGCCGTTGCCGGTTCAGTGATTGAGAACTGCAAGTTTATGCTGGTTTATCGCCTTCGCGATCCGGATACCGCCGACTGGGTGGCAAGGATGACCGGCTCTATTCTGGTAGACGATGAAATGAGGAAAGTTAAAACGGATATTTCCCTGACGGAGAAAATGGATACTGACAGGATGATCCGTCAGGCTGAACGATATTATATAGACAGCAACATGTTGCTTAACCTCCCCCAATTTGTTGGTTTTGTTTTTACCCAGAATGATCTGGCGAAGGCAACCAAACTATTCCACATACCAGCTAAAAAGCAATATATCGACATTCTTTCATTTGAGAATAAAAAACCTCTGCACATCGAAAAAGAAAATCAGGCTCAAAAACCTTCCATTAATCTGTGA
- the mobC gene encoding MobC family replication-relaxation protein, which yields MLVHNVAERNEAAKRRMRALLYFLKEETFSDFRTLKRVVGYKGKHNHAMYNLLNKAVAMGFLNKHEYPVLTGKKSLWGITMQGLAMVVSVNDKVFPAYFEPGKLRHSTLEHRLLNQRVRIALEEKSGTGWLNGDRGEFLARYPGIRHRPDGIITLSSGAIVAVETERSMKTRARYISIINSHLAASDGGRWHYAMYVMPDDKTKESLVRLFGSIRTVMRNSVPVSFDAKNREMFLFRTLDELENSVSDKQGGPSSSVGDDDGRERHV from the coding sequence ATGCTTGTTCATAACGTTGCTGAAAGAAATGAAGCTGCAAAACGGAGAATGCGGGCATTGCTGTATTTCCTCAAGGAAGAAACATTCTCTGATTTCCGGACCTTAAAAAGAGTTGTCGGCTATAAAGGAAAACATAACCATGCGATGTATAACCTGCTTAATAAAGCAGTTGCGATGGGCTTCCTGAATAAACATGAATACCCGGTATTGACCGGAAAAAAATCATTGTGGGGGATCACCATGCAGGGACTGGCAATGGTGGTTAGCGTTAATGACAAGGTTTTCCCCGCCTATTTTGAGCCGGGAAAACTCAGACACTCGACGCTGGAACATCGACTGTTAAACCAGCGGGTAAGGATCGCCCTTGAGGAAAAAAGTGGCACAGGCTGGCTCAACGGCGACCGGGGAGAGTTTCTGGCGCGGTACCCAGGTATCCGGCACCGACCGGACGGCATTATTACCTTAAGCAGCGGTGCCATTGTTGCGGTGGAAACAGAACGCTCAATGAAAACCCGCGCCCGTTACATCAGCATCATTAACAGTCATCTTGCCGCCAGCGACGGCGGACGTTGGCACTATGCGATGTATGTTATGCCGGATGATAAAACCAAAGAATCACTGGTCAGGCTGTTTGGCAGCATCAGGACGGTGATGAGAAACAGTGTTCCCGTTTCGTTTGACGCGAAGAACCGCGAGATGTTTCTCTTCCGCACCCTTGATGAACTGGAAAATAGTGTCAGTGATAAACAGGGTGGCCCCTCTTCATCAGTGGGTGACGATGACGGGAGGGAACGCCATGTATGA
- a CDS encoding DNA-methyltransferase, with product MYDVLTHGDCLDVLHSMPDNSVDSIVTDPPYGIKFMGKTWDYDVPSQAIWEASLRVLKPGGHLLSFAGSRTQHRMAARIEDAGFEIRDMIVFIYETSNAAQVLIESLSPDQLKLLDATFGRDGMLGWVYGSGFPKSHHALKPALEPITLARKPCKGSLASNVGVYGTGALNISECRIPLAEGEPPYDYPNGPGGSEPNHMWRGRSKGDGSIARQGNPDGRWPANVIHDGSDAVFAMFPYTPQQVEINSASRFFYCAKASKKDRDEGNNHMCVKPTALMRYLCRLVTPTGGTVLDPFMGSGSTGKAAAMEGFCFIGIDREEDYVKIARRRIAAARSTTARSGDAERYIDN from the coding sequence ATGTATGACGTTTTGACTCATGGTGACTGCCTTGACGTACTGCACAGTATGCCGGACAACTCTGTGGACAGCATAGTGACCGACCCGCCCTATGGTATTAAATTCATGGGTAAGACATGGGACTATGATGTCCCCTCACAAGCCATCTGGGAAGCGTCTCTGCGCGTACTTAAACCCGGTGGTCATCTGCTGTCTTTCGCGGGATCCCGTACTCAACACCGGATGGCAGCGCGTATTGAGGATGCGGGGTTTGAAATACGTGACATGATCGTATTTATCTACGAGACCAGCAATGCTGCCCAGGTCCTCATTGAAAGTTTGTCTCCGGACCAGCTCAAATTGCTGGACGCGACATTTGGACGTGACGGAATGCTGGGCTGGGTATACGGTTCGGGCTTCCCTAAATCTCACCACGCGTTGAAACCAGCACTGGAGCCGATTACCCTTGCCCGTAAGCCATGCAAGGGGTCCTTAGCATCCAACGTAGGCGTATATGGTACCGGTGCTCTGAACATCAGCGAATGCAGAATCCCTCTGGCAGAAGGAGAACCACCCTATGATTATCCAAATGGACCGGGTGGCTCTGAGCCCAACCATATGTGGCGAGGCAGAAGTAAAGGTGATGGAAGTATCGCCAGACAAGGAAATCCTGATGGTCGCTGGCCTGCCAATGTTATCCATGATGGCAGTGATGCAGTATTTGCGATGTTCCCGTATACCCCTCAGCAGGTGGAAATTAATAGCGCCAGTCGGTTCTTTTATTGTGCGAAAGCCAGCAAAAAGGACCGCGATGAGGGTAACAATCATATGTGTGTAAAGCCCACAGCACTGATGCGTTACCTCTGCCGTCTGGTTACTCCCACGGGCGGCACTGTACTTGATCCCTTTATGGGGAGTGGAAGCACCGGCAAAGCTGCGGCGATGGAAGGTTTCTGTTTTATCGGTATTGACCGAGAAGAGGATTATGTGAAAATTGCTCGCAGGCGTATTGCGGCAGCCCGGAGTACCACGGCTCGTTCTGGCGATGCAGAAAGGTATATTGATAATTGA
- a CDS encoding 4-fold beta flower protein encodes MINESSPFPENEIIPFYDCTGMPIFYLYSNGEHFYHYDGTPLAYLFNNEYIISYSGQYLGWIYNGSIIDYKNGAYAFFSTHSSGGPSRPSRKPRPSRLSRISRPSKLSRMGRPSRPSRQIRWSERSNMSFFPDY; translated from the coding sequence ATGATTAACGAATCCAGTCCATTCCCAGAAAACGAAATTATACCTTTCTATGACTGTACTGGTATGCCCATCTTTTACCTATACAGTAATGGTGAGCACTTTTATCACTATGATGGCACTCCACTAGCCTATCTTTTTAATAATGAGTATATAATTTCGTATTCAGGTCAATATTTAGGCTGGATATATAACGGGAGCATCATAGATTATAAAAATGGCGCTTATGCTTTTTTTTCAACTCATAGTTCTGGTGGGCCATCACGACCAAGCCGAAAACCTCGACCAAGTAGATTATCAAGAATAAGCAGACCTTCTAAATTAAGCCGTATGGGTAGACCGTCACGACCTTCAAGACAAATAAGGTGGAGTGAGCGCAGTAACATGAGTTTCTTTCCTGATTATTAG
- a CDS encoding ATP-binding protein encodes MALFTFNDDSYILGNIREVDTRKVTILVNSDKDLRKARVGQLVTVQLSGATECWLIGMIDKVIKAVVTHPLTLEVQVDDADEIDAFEDSVVNTVKITLMGGARWDAIAQKYKFSRSLDHVPEIDSTCYILKDAHLEEFMRVISECGNGEDSLELGSYKLNENARAYVDGNKLFQRHAALLGSTGSGKSWTVASILERSSRLPSSNLVVFDLHGEYKELSYAKQLRIPGPDEVNIDDDSLLFLPYWLLNSEEIQSLFVDRSEFSAHNQVVVVQDAITEQKKAFLQANGRTDLLQSFTLDSPIPYSLNHVIEKLKYLNEEKVDGSRGPKNGPFNGEFSRLLVRMASRLNDRRYGFLFNSPDKFNQYDSLSMIAEKLMEFGEQKQSIKVIDFSEVPADILPVIIGLVARIIYQVQFWTDPKSRRPVAFVCDEAHLYLPRKEGNPVERRAVEAFEKIAKEGRKYGVALMIVSQRPSDVSATILSQCNNIISLRLTNADDQATVRKLLPESLESLLEALPIMDVGEAMVVGDSVLLPSRIKIDPPTEKPLSATIDFWSRWQENVTNTDFALAVENMRRQNRTKL; translated from the coding sequence ATGGCTCTTTTTACTTTTAATGATGACAGCTACATACTTGGCAATATTCGTGAAGTTGACACCAGAAAAGTAACCATTCTGGTAAATAGTGATAAGGATCTGCGTAAGGCCAGAGTTGGGCAGCTTGTAACAGTGCAACTCAGCGGAGCAACAGAATGTTGGCTCATTGGCATGATTGATAAAGTTATCAAAGCAGTAGTCACACATCCCCTTACCCTAGAAGTGCAAGTAGATGATGCTGACGAGATAGACGCTTTTGAAGATAGCGTAGTCAACACAGTCAAGATTACGTTAATGGGCGGGGCCCGATGGGATGCAATTGCTCAAAAGTATAAGTTTTCAAGATCTCTAGATCACGTTCCTGAAATCGACTCAACCTGTTACATACTTAAAGACGCCCACCTAGAAGAATTCATGCGCGTGATTTCTGAATGTGGCAATGGAGAGGACTCGCTTGAATTGGGTTCTTATAAGCTTAATGAAAATGCACGCGCTTATGTTGATGGCAATAAATTATTTCAGCGACATGCTGCTCTACTTGGTAGCACAGGTTCAGGTAAATCGTGGACTGTTGCTTCGATTCTTGAAAGAAGTTCGCGACTACCATCTTCAAACCTAGTGGTGTTCGATTTACACGGTGAATATAAAGAACTTTCCTATGCGAAACAATTGAGAATACCAGGGCCGGATGAGGTTAATATAGATGATGATTCACTACTCTTCCTACCCTATTGGTTGCTCAATTCAGAAGAGATTCAGTCATTATTCGTTGACCGAAGTGAATTCAGTGCGCATAACCAAGTTGTGGTTGTCCAAGATGCAATTACCGAGCAAAAGAAAGCTTTCCTGCAAGCGAATGGTAGAACTGATCTGTTGCAGTCTTTTACACTCGACAGTCCAATTCCATATTCTCTAAATCATGTCATTGAAAAACTGAAATATTTAAATGAAGAAAAAGTCGATGGATCAAGAGGTCCTAAAAACGGTCCATTCAACGGCGAATTCTCTAGGCTGCTAGTTCGCATGGCAAGCCGCTTAAACGACCGACGCTATGGTTTCCTCTTTAATAGTCCTGATAAATTCAATCAATACGATTCGTTGAGCATGATTGCTGAAAAACTGATGGAATTTGGTGAGCAAAAGCAAAGTATAAAAGTAATCGACTTTTCAGAGGTTCCGGCCGATATACTGCCAGTAATCATTGGGTTGGTTGCCCGTATCATCTATCAGGTTCAATTCTGGACTGATCCAAAGAGTCGCAGACCAGTTGCCTTTGTCTGTGATGAGGCGCATCTATACTTACCAAGAAAAGAAGGTAACCCAGTTGAACGCAGAGCGGTAGAAGCATTTGAAAAAATCGCTAAAGAAGGACGTAAATATGGCGTTGCGTTGATGATTGTAAGCCAGAGACCTTCAGATGTAAGTGCTACCATTCTCAGCCAGTGTAACAACATCATTTCTCTGCGTTTAACGAATGCGGATGACCAAGCGACGGTGCGTAAATTATTACCTGAAAGCTTGGAGAGCCTTTTAGAGGCACTCCCTATCATGGATGTTGGAGAAGCTATGGTTGTGGGTGATTCAGTGCTCCTGCCAAGCAGAATTAAAATTGATCCTCCTACTGAAAAGCCATTAAGTGCAACAATAGATTTTTGGTCTCGTTGGCAGGAAAATGTTACCAATACAGACTTTGCATTAGCAGTAGAAAACATGCGTCGACAAAATAGAACAAAGTTATAA
- a CDS encoding SIR2 family protein, producing MELTKESAYQAIAEFFTEKPFVLFGTGTSCALDLNFGMPALERHLRDKLNSGMTDAQTQQWQQVVSALDVGSHDFESSMDFIKDEALTTRIVELTANFVAYHDNVHAHQIISGLRDWPAGSLLKKLVETLPQADKQLHVATPNYDLLAEYAFVRHKIPYITGFYGGFLQRYDWNEAKKSVQSIHKGLGKPRQLPRIVECKHVRLHKPHGSLNTFEWESHLIECNSWILNKPEGVVRAMITPGTAKYQRLHKDRAQLAEYDNAVGNHTCFLFLGFGFNDSQLVNNAFRIKLEQDQCRALVITRDSNLRIEEWLDKCPNMWLICKQTNSEKSRIYNSKFENWLHIDDKELWRFDAFTNEFLGG from the coding sequence ATGGAGTTGACAAAGGAATCTGCATATCAAGCGATTGCAGAGTTTTTTACTGAAAAGCCGTTTGTTTTATTTGGCACAGGAACGTCATGTGCACTTGATCTAAATTTCGGGATGCCAGCACTAGAGCGTCACCTTCGAGACAAGCTGAACAGTGGCATGACAGATGCTCAGACACAACAATGGCAGCAAGTTGTATCTGCACTCGATGTGGGTAGCCATGATTTTGAATCCTCTATGGACTTCATAAAGGACGAGGCACTGACCACTCGAATAGTTGAACTAACTGCCAACTTTGTTGCTTATCACGACAACGTTCACGCTCATCAAATCATTTCAGGATTACGTGATTGGCCCGCTGGTTCATTACTGAAAAAGCTCGTAGAGACACTGCCCCAGGCCGATAAACAACTTCACGTCGCAACGCCCAATTACGATTTATTAGCTGAGTACGCTTTTGTTCGACACAAGATTCCATATATTACGGGGTTTTACGGGGGCTTTCTTCAACGTTATGATTGGAATGAAGCGAAAAAATCAGTTCAATCTATTCATAAAGGTTTAGGCAAGCCGAGACAACTACCAAGAATCGTTGAATGCAAACATGTTCGATTACACAAACCACATGGCTCGTTAAATACGTTTGAATGGGAATCTCACCTTATAGAGTGTAATAGCTGGATTCTCAACAAACCTGAAGGCGTTGTGCGGGCTATGATCACTCCTGGCACAGCAAAATATCAACGATTGCACAAAGACAGGGCCCAGTTGGCTGAATACGATAACGCTGTCGGAAACCATACCTGTTTTCTTTTTTTAGGATTTGGCTTTAACGATTCCCAACTTGTAAATAACGCATTTAGGATAAAACTTGAACAAGATCAGTGTCGTGCATTAGTGATTACTCGGGATTCAAATCTAAGAATCGAGGAGTGGTTAGATAAATGCCCAAATATGTGGCTTATCTGCAAACAGACAAATTCAGAGAAAAGCAGAATCTACAATTCAAAGTTTGAAAACTGGCTGCATATAGACGACAAGGAATTATGGCGTTTTGACGCTTTCACTAACGAGTTCTTAGGGGGGTAA
- a CDS encoding ArdC family protein — protein MTISLHTQTSAPNTAAATSVSPLEQSGSSKTKFSKAKTDIYQTVTNNIIVALEAGVKPWSCPWQRVSDISGLPSNFATGIAYSGMNIMLLWCSASKQGCGDSRWMTYKQAQAVGGQIRKGEHGTIAIFYTTLEKENEDGEIDHIPMLKTFNVFNIEQIDGLPLTTETVNSEAIFDPLPEAENLFRKSGANIIEKGQNAFFQPSTDEVWLPERHLFSDAANFYATGLHELVHWSGGKKRLNREMKGKFGSEDYAFEELIAELGSAFLMADLGIVGKVQHESYIASWLKALKNDKRFIFKAASAASKAHRYLMDKA, from the coding sequence ATGACTATTTCCCTGCATACTCAGACTAGCGCCCCTAACACCGCAGCGGCGACCAGCGTATCCCCGCTGGAGCAGTCAGGCTCCTCAAAAACGAAATTTTCTAAAGCCAAAACCGATATTTATCAGACTGTCACCAACAACATCATTGTAGCGCTTGAAGCCGGTGTAAAACCGTGGTCTTGCCCATGGCAACGAGTGTCTGACATATCTGGGTTGCCTTCCAACTTCGCAACCGGTATCGCGTATAGCGGAATGAATATCATGCTGTTGTGGTGCAGCGCGTCAAAACAGGGCTGTGGTGATTCACGCTGGATGACTTACAAACAAGCACAAGCAGTAGGCGGACAGATTCGTAAAGGTGAGCACGGTACTATAGCTATTTTCTATACAACCTTAGAGAAGGAAAACGAAGACGGTGAAATCGACCATATCCCGATGCTGAAAACCTTCAACGTGTTCAATATTGAACAAATTGATGGGCTTCCGCTGACAACTGAAACAGTTAACTCAGAAGCAATCTTTGACCCGTTGCCGGAGGCTGAAAATCTGTTCCGAAAGAGCGGCGCAAACATCATCGAGAAAGGGCAAAATGCCTTTTTCCAACCATCAACTGATGAAGTCTGGCTACCGGAGCGCCATCTGTTTTCAGATGCGGCTAATTTCTACGCTACTGGTCTGCATGAGCTGGTTCACTGGAGCGGTGGTAAAAAAAGGCTTAACCGTGAAATGAAAGGAAAATTTGGCAGTGAGGATTATGCGTTTGAGGAGTTGATCGCCGAGTTGGGAAGCGCGTTCCTGATGGCGGATCTTGGGATTGTCGGAAAGGTCCAGCACGAAAGCTATATTGCTTCCTGGCTGAAAGCACTGAAGAACGACAAACGATTTATTTTCAAAGCCGCTAGTGCGGCATCAAAAGCGCATCGTTATTTGATGGATAAAGCTTGA
- a CDS encoding IS3 family transposase (programmed frameshift): MKRVYPERKASILAKLLPPYNMTVAAVAQMEGISEATLYNWRNQAKSEGKPVPGAEKTTDQWSPEARFAVIVETATLSEAEVAEYCRKKGLYPEQLVQWKQGFMQTENPGDKAALKQSQKENKQLKKELLRKEKALAEAAAILVLRKKLTDLLRGNRRGRLTPEDERKQFIIWINEAVASGARLMIACREVNLSLRTLRRWQRSSRDRRPDAIRPVPLNQLSAEEESRIRDVCHEPEYASLPPSQIVPRLADKGLYLASESTFYRILRRSGEVHRRGRQIRQQKVSVPTTFTATGPCQVWSWDITWLPSVVRGRWFYLYMIIDLYSRKITGYEVHETESGEQAAALMQRSVMREGCWRQPLVLHADNGAAMKSQTLQMKLHELNITPSHSRPRVSNDNAYSESLFRTLKYVPQWPSSGFRTLIEARQWVDKFTRWYNEEHRHSGIRYVTPGQRHRGEDNVLLKQRDDLYRTAQKAHPERWSGKTRNWQSEGPVTLNPERETQAA; the protein is encoded by the exons ATGAAACGTGTTTACCCTGAACGAAAAGCCAGCATACTGGCAAAACTGCTACCCCCCTACAATATGACCGTTGCTGCTGTTGCACAGATGGAAGGAATATCCGAAGCTACCCTTTATAACTGGCGTAATCAGGCCAAATCAGAGGGAAAACCCGTGCCCGGTGCAGAGAAAACAACAGACCAGTGGTCACCAGAAGCGCGCTTTGCCGTGATAGTCGAAACGGCCACGCTCAGTGAGGCCGAAGTAGCAGAATATTGCCGTAAAAAAGGACTTTATCCGGAGCAACTTGTTCAGTGGAAACAGGGGTTTATGCAAACTGAAAATCCCGGTGATAAAGCAGCCTTAAAGCAAAGTCAGAAAGAAAACAAACAGCTAAAGAAAGAGCTTCTCCGTAAAGAAAAAGCCCTTGCGGAGGCGGCTGCCATACTGGTACTGCGAAAAAAGCTCACGGACT TACTACGGGGAAACCGACGAGGACGACTGACGCCGGAAGATGAACGGAAACAGTTCATCATCTGGATCAATGAAGCGGTAGCATCGGGCGCACGGCTGATGATTGCCTGTCGTGAAGTCAATCTGAGTCTGCGGACCTTGCGTCGCTGGCAGCGTTCTTCCCGTGACCGGCGACCCGATGCGATAAGGCCGGTACCGCTTAACCAACTGAGTGCTGAGGAAGAAAGCAGGATAAGGGATGTCTGCCATGAACCGGAATATGCCAGCCTTCCACCGTCCCAAATTGTGCCACGGTTGGCTGATAAAGGTCTTTATCTTGCCAGTGAGTCAACGTTTTATCGGATACTACGGCGGTCAGGTGAAGTGCATCGCAGGGGGCGTCAGATACGGCAACAAAAGGTATCAGTTCCGACAACATTCACGGCAACCGGGCCTTGCCAGGTGTGGTCCTGGGACATCACCTGGTTACCTTCGGTAGTGCGCGGTCGCTGGTTTTATCTGTATATGATAATCGACCTGTACAGCCGGAAAATCACGGGTTACGAAGTGCATGAAACGGAAAGTGGCGAACAGGCAGCAGCGTTAATGCAACGCAGTGTGATGCGTGAGGGATGCTGGCGTCAGCCACTGGTACTGCACGCAGATAATGGGGCAGCGATGAAATCACAGACCCTGCAGATGAAACTGCATGAGCTAAATATCACGCCGTCTCATAGCAGACCCCGTGTCAGTAATGATAACGCATATTCAGAGTCGTTGTTCAGGACACTGAAATATGTTCCACAGTGGCCGTCGTCGGGGTTCAGAACGCTGATTGAAGCTCGTCAGTGGGTGGATAAATTTACCCGCTGGTACAACGAAGAGCATCGTCACAGCGGGATACGATATGTGACGCCGGGACAGCGTCACCGTGGCGAAGATAATGTCCTGCTGAAGCAGCGTGATGACCTGTACCGGACGGCACAGAAAGCGCACCCGGAGCGCTGGTCAGGCAAAACGAGAAACTGGCAGTCGGAAGGTCCGGTAACACTGAATCCGGAGCGGGAAACACAGGCCGCTTAA
- a CDS encoding helix-turn-helix domain-containing protein translates to MIRCHLARMMGEHKLRIADVARETGLSRATVTLLYKETAQKVDLNAIKQICVLFDCTVGELLELVPSTND, encoded by the coding sequence ATGATCCGCTGCCACCTCGCCCGAATGATGGGCGAACACAAATTGCGCATTGCAGACGTTGCCAGGGAAACTGGGCTCAGCCGCGCCACAGTGACCTTGCTCTATAAAGAGACGGCACAGAAGGTAGATCTAAATGCCATTAAGCAGATCTGCGTACTATTCGATTGCACTGTTGGTGAGCTATTGGAATTGGTGCCGAGCACAAATGACTAA